The proteins below are encoded in one region of Ascaphus truei isolate aAscTru1 chromosome 10, aAscTru1.hap1, whole genome shotgun sequence:
- the LOC142503822 gene encoding cysteine-rich secretory protein LCCL domain-containing 2-like isoform X1 — MPQESVFLSIPHRMDLFVAVLLTLTPIGNSASEIQPCQSGFAVLVPCTTTSKDLVADITEVYCPAGCLTKNLSVWGTDIYAENSPICVAAIHAGVSSNAGGLVTVEKKPGEIRYNGFTKNALTSLSSEASATSFTFTIYAATTSTTTTTTTTITTHATTPATTRANTTTTTPRSTTTIVNVSCSTTSEILLASTETVWCPEGCTRNYYVWGTDIYTSDSEMCPAAIHAGKLTVSGGYVAVTKWPGLERYVGSLRNGINTLNTMAWTDSFIFG; from the exons ATGCCTCAGGAATCTGTTTTTCTTTCTATACCTCACAGGATGGACCTGTTTGTTGCAGTTCTTCTCACACTGACACCCATTGGAAATTCAG CATCAGAAATACAGCCATGCCAGTCTGGGTTTGCAG TTTTAGTTCCCTGCACCACCACATCAAAGGATCTTGTTGCTGATATTACAGA AGTTTACTGTCCAGCAGGATGTCTGACTAAGAATCTGAGTGTGTGGGGAACAGATATCTACGCTGAG AATTCTCCCATATGTGTAGCAGCTATCCATGCTGGGGTAAGCTCCAACGCAGGAGGACTAGTCACAGTGGAGAAAAAACCAGGAGAAATCAGATACAATGGATTCACCAAGAACGCATTGACTAGCCTCAGTTCTGAAGCATCCGCCACATCCTTTACATTTACTATTTACGCTGCAACAACTAGCACTACTACAACCACTACTACAACCATTACTACCCATGCAACTACCCCTGCTACTACCCGTGCTAATACAACCACTACTACTCCGCGTTCAACCACCACGATTG TTAATGTTTCATGCAGCACCACATCAGAGATCTTGTTGGCGTCTACAGAAAC GGTGTGGTGCCCAGAGGGATGTACCCGTAATTATTATGTCTGGGGAACTGATATATACACATCC GACTCTGAAATGTGCCCTGCAGCTATACATGCCGGGAAGTTAACGGTCTCTGGTGGATATGTGGCTGTGACAAAATGGCCTGGACTGGAGCGATACGTAGGATCTTTAAGAAACGGGATTAATACTTTAAATACCATGGCATGGACTGATTCATTTATATTTGGTTAA
- the LOC142503822 gene encoding cysteine-rich secretory protein LCCL domain-containing 2-like isoform X2, whose protein sequence is MPQESVFLSIPHRMDLFVAVLLTLTPIGNSVLVPCTTTSKDLVADITEVYCPAGCLTKNLSVWGTDIYAENSPICVAAIHAGVSSNAGGLVTVEKKPGEIRYNGFTKNALTSLSSEASATSFTFTIYAATTSTTTTTTTTITTHATTPATTRANTTTTTPRSTTTIVNVSCSTTSEILLASTETVWCPEGCTRNYYVWGTDIYTSDSEMCPAAIHAGKLTVSGGYVAVTKWPGLERYVGSLRNGINTLNTMAWTDSFIFG, encoded by the exons ATGCCTCAGGAATCTGTTTTTCTTTCTATACCTCACAGGATGGACCTGTTTGTTGCAGTTCTTCTCACACTGACACCCATTGGAAATTCAG TTTTAGTTCCCTGCACCACCACATCAAAGGATCTTGTTGCTGATATTACAGA AGTTTACTGTCCAGCAGGATGTCTGACTAAGAATCTGAGTGTGTGGGGAACAGATATCTACGCTGAG AATTCTCCCATATGTGTAGCAGCTATCCATGCTGGGGTAAGCTCCAACGCAGGAGGACTAGTCACAGTGGAGAAAAAACCAGGAGAAATCAGATACAATGGATTCACCAAGAACGCATTGACTAGCCTCAGTTCTGAAGCATCCGCCACATCCTTTACATTTACTATTTACGCTGCAACAACTAGCACTACTACAACCACTACTACAACCATTACTACCCATGCAACTACCCCTGCTACTACCCGTGCTAATACAACCACTACTACTCCGCGTTCAACCACCACGATTG TTAATGTTTCATGCAGCACCACATCAGAGATCTTGTTGGCGTCTACAGAAAC GGTGTGGTGCCCAGAGGGATGTACCCGTAATTATTATGTCTGGGGAACTGATATATACACATCC GACTCTGAAATGTGCCCTGCAGCTATACATGCCGGGAAGTTAACGGTCTCTGGTGGATATGTGGCTGTGACAAAATGGCCTGGACTGGAGCGATACGTAGGATCTTTAAGAAACGGGATTAATACTTTAAATACCATGGCATGGACTGATTCATTTATATTTGGTTAA
- the LOC142503822 gene encoding cysteine-rich secretory protein LCCL domain-containing 2-like isoform X3, whose product MDLFVAVLLTLTPIGNSASEIQPCQSGFAVLVPCTTTSKDLVADITEVYCPAGCLTKNLSVWGTDIYAENSPICVAAIHAGVSSNAGGLVTVEKKPGEIRYNGFTKNALTSLSSEASATSFTFTIYAATTSTTTTTTTTITTHATTPATTRANTTTTTPRSTTTIVNVSCSTTSEILLASTETVWCPEGCTRNYYVWGTDIYTSDSEMCPAAIHAGKLTVSGGYVAVTKWPGLERYVGSLRNGINTLNTMAWTDSFIFG is encoded by the exons ATGGACCTGTTTGTTGCAGTTCTTCTCACACTGACACCCATTGGAAATTCAG CATCAGAAATACAGCCATGCCAGTCTGGGTTTGCAG TTTTAGTTCCCTGCACCACCACATCAAAGGATCTTGTTGCTGATATTACAGA AGTTTACTGTCCAGCAGGATGTCTGACTAAGAATCTGAGTGTGTGGGGAACAGATATCTACGCTGAG AATTCTCCCATATGTGTAGCAGCTATCCATGCTGGGGTAAGCTCCAACGCAGGAGGACTAGTCACAGTGGAGAAAAAACCAGGAGAAATCAGATACAATGGATTCACCAAGAACGCATTGACTAGCCTCAGTTCTGAAGCATCCGCCACATCCTTTACATTTACTATTTACGCTGCAACAACTAGCACTACTACAACCACTACTACAACCATTACTACCCATGCAACTACCCCTGCTACTACCCGTGCTAATACAACCACTACTACTCCGCGTTCAACCACCACGATTG TTAATGTTTCATGCAGCACCACATCAGAGATCTTGTTGGCGTCTACAGAAAC GGTGTGGTGCCCAGAGGGATGTACCCGTAATTATTATGTCTGGGGAACTGATATATACACATCC GACTCTGAAATGTGCCCTGCAGCTATACATGCCGGGAAGTTAACGGTCTCTGGTGGATATGTGGCTGTGACAAAATGGCCTGGACTGGAGCGATACGTAGGATCTTTAAGAAACGGGATTAATACTTTAAATACCATGGCATGGACTGATTCATTTATATTTGGTTAA
- the LOC142503822 gene encoding cysteine-rich secretory protein LCCL domain-containing 2-like isoform X4, protein MDLFVAVLLTLTPIGNSVLVPCTTTSKDLVADITEVYCPAGCLTKNLSVWGTDIYAENSPICVAAIHAGVSSNAGGLVTVEKKPGEIRYNGFTKNALTSLSSEASATSFTFTIYAATTSTTTTTTTTITTHATTPATTRANTTTTTPRSTTTIVNVSCSTTSEILLASTETVWCPEGCTRNYYVWGTDIYTSDSEMCPAAIHAGKLTVSGGYVAVTKWPGLERYVGSLRNGINTLNTMAWTDSFIFG, encoded by the exons ATGGACCTGTTTGTTGCAGTTCTTCTCACACTGACACCCATTGGAAATTCAG TTTTAGTTCCCTGCACCACCACATCAAAGGATCTTGTTGCTGATATTACAGA AGTTTACTGTCCAGCAGGATGTCTGACTAAGAATCTGAGTGTGTGGGGAACAGATATCTACGCTGAG AATTCTCCCATATGTGTAGCAGCTATCCATGCTGGGGTAAGCTCCAACGCAGGAGGACTAGTCACAGTGGAGAAAAAACCAGGAGAAATCAGATACAATGGATTCACCAAGAACGCATTGACTAGCCTCAGTTCTGAAGCATCCGCCACATCCTTTACATTTACTATTTACGCTGCAACAACTAGCACTACTACAACCACTACTACAACCATTACTACCCATGCAACTACCCCTGCTACTACCCGTGCTAATACAACCACTACTACTCCGCGTTCAACCACCACGATTG TTAATGTTTCATGCAGCACCACATCAGAGATCTTGTTGGCGTCTACAGAAAC GGTGTGGTGCCCAGAGGGATGTACCCGTAATTATTATGTCTGGGGAACTGATATATACACATCC GACTCTGAAATGTGCCCTGCAGCTATACATGCCGGGAAGTTAACGGTCTCTGGTGGATATGTGGCTGTGACAAAATGGCCTGGACTGGAGCGATACGTAGGATCTTTAAGAAACGGGATTAATACTTTAAATACCATGGCATGGACTGATTCATTTATATTTGGTTAA